The proteins below are encoded in one region of Tomitella fengzijianii:
- the rsfS gene encoding ribosome silencing factor, which yields MTATAEAASMARVAASAAADKKATDVRILDVSERLVITDCFVIASAPNERLVAAIVDNVEEKLREAGHRPARREGVREGRWALLDYVDMVVHIQHDDEREYYALEKLWKDCPEVPFDGTAGQVESAR from the coding sequence GTGACAGCTACCGCCGAGGCCGCCTCGATGGCGCGGGTCGCCGCGTCCGCCGCCGCGGACAAGAAGGCCACCGACGTGCGCATCCTGGACGTCTCCGAGCGTCTCGTCATCACCGACTGCTTCGTGATCGCGTCGGCGCCCAACGAGCGGCTCGTCGCCGCGATCGTGGACAACGTCGAGGAGAAGCTGCGCGAGGCCGGGCACCGGCCGGCCCGCCGCGAGGGCGTGCGCGAGGGCCGCTGGGCGCTGCTCGACTACGTCGACATGGTGGTGCACATCCAGCACGACGACGAGCGCGAGTACTACGCGTTGGAGAAGCTGTGGAAGGACTGCCCCGAGGTGCCCTTCGACGGCACGGCCGGGCAGGTGGAGTCGGCCAGGTGA